A genomic region of Jeotgalibaca ciconiae contains the following coding sequences:
- a CDS encoding helix-turn-helix domain-containing protein, translated as MRKKEDRYDFRAFGLAIKEARLKQGLTREQVGALIEIDPRYLTNIENKGQHPSIQILYDLVSLLHVSVDEFFLPANDLVKSTRRLQVEKLMDNFTDRELALMEALANGINESRNVKD; from the coding sequence ATGCGTAAAAAGGAAGATAGATATGATTTTAGAGCCTTTGGTTTAGCCATTAAAGAAGCTCGATTGAAGCAAGGTTTAACTCGTGAACAAGTGGGAGCATTGATTGAAATTGACCCACGTTACTTAACCAATATTGAAAATAAGGGGCAACACCCAAGTATACAAATTCTTTATGACCTTGTATCATTACTTCATGTGTCCGTTGATGAATTTTTCTTACCTGCCAACGATCTTGTAAAAAGCACCAGACGGTTACAGGTAGAAAAACTTATGGATAACTTCACTGATAGAGAATTAGCACTCATGGAAGCATTAGCTAATGGTATCAATGAATCAAGAAATGTCAAAGACTAG
- a CDS encoding cysteine-rich KTR domain-containing protein, which yields MIEKSKWIFCPICNSKTRIRILSNTVLTNFPLYCPKCKQETLINISSLQITVIKEPDAKTQSR from the coding sequence ATGATTGAAAAAAGTAAGTGGATATTCTGTCCGATTTGTAATTCCAAAACTCGTATAAGGATACTTTCCAACACGGTATTGACTAATTTCCCCTTATACTGTCCAAAGTGTAAACAAGAAACTTTAATAAATATAAGTTCTTTACAAATAACAGTAATTAAAGAGCCAGATGCAAAGACGCAGAGCCGATAA
- a CDS encoding GNAT family N-acetyltransferase: MFENKIIKLRKLSTNDYSTYHNWRNDIEVMKTTSPQLDIYTLEETEQFISVIASQANAKGYMIEHKESGQTVGIVSLINIDYKNRSAECILDIGARDMWGKGIGTSAMSLILGFAFYELNLHRVYLQVFSFNERAIKLYEKMGFTHDGKFREAIYRDGRWHDTVIMSILKKEYLNKEQSDL; encoded by the coding sequence ATGTTTGAAAATAAAATTATTAAGCTACGGAAGTTATCAACTAATGATTATAGCACTTATCATAACTGGCGTAATGATATAGAGGTCATGAAAACGACCAGTCCTCAACTTGACATATACACGCTGGAGGAAACAGAGCAATTTATTTCAGTAATTGCTTCTCAAGCTAATGCTAAAGGTTATATGATTGAACATAAAGAATCTGGACAAACTGTCGGTATTGTTTCTCTAATAAATATAGATTATAAGAATCGTTCTGCTGAATGTATTCTTGATATTGGTGCAAGAGATATGTGGGGTAAAGGTATCGGAACTTCGGCTATGTCCTTAATACTTGGATTTGCTTTTTATGAGCTAAATTTACATCGAGTATATCTACAAGTATTTTCATTTAATGAAAGAGCAATAAAATTGTATGAAAAAATGGGATTTACACATGATGGAAAGTTTCGAGAAGCAATTTACCGTGACGGAAGATGGCATGATACTGTCATTATGAGTATTCTAAAAAAAGAATACTTAAACAAAGAGCAATCTGACCTGTAA
- a CDS encoding TetR/AcrR family transcriptional regulator: MPQVSEKYIESRKNMIAISAINVFAKKGYSNASMRDIMNEAKISRGGLYAHFKNIDSVFIEVLKYEDSLQANQLLNPDLNKPLLPQLNDWSCEIVLSIQNTETNLIRAKSEFFLSHNIKDVPYLRERHEKLSQNIQQFISVGVEKGEFKKQIDVISFSELLISMIDGVMLHQYYQYSFDTNLVQIISLMNNMIENILT, encoded by the coding sequence ATGCCACAAGTCAGTGAGAAGTATATAGAAAGTCGAAAAAATATGATAGCAATATCAGCAATAAATGTCTTTGCTAAAAAAGGGTATTCTAACGCTTCAATGAGAGATATTATGAATGAAGCTAAAATTTCAAGAGGGGGGTTATATGCACATTTTAAAAATATTGATTCCGTTTTTATAGAGGTGCTCAAATATGAAGATTCGCTACAAGCCAACCAGTTACTAAACCCTGACTTGAATAAGCCCTTACTACCTCAACTAAATGATTGGAGTTGTGAGATTGTCCTATCCATTCAAAATACAGAAACTAATTTAATTCGTGCTAAATCAGAATTTTTTCTCTCACATAATATTAAAGATGTTCCATATTTACGTGAAAGACATGAAAAACTTTCGCAAAATATTCAACAATTTATTAGTGTAGGGGTTGAGAAAGGCGAATTTAAAAAACAGATTGATGTAATCTCTTTTTCTGAATTATTAATTTCAATGATTGATGGGGTTATGCTACACCAATATTATCAATATTCTTTTGATACTAATCTCGTACAAATAATTAGTTTGATGAATAATATGATTGAGAATATCTTAACTTAG
- a CDS encoding GH25 family lysozyme: protein MKTTGIDISTWQKPSQINYDQLAKEVDFVILRAGYTGHGTGVSLHKDDAFEQHYKAFHERGIPIGVYWYSCANTKTKGIAEANKCLEIIKGKTISYPVFIDTEDNYHQRPSGKKAISDALVGFCETVESAGYYAGIYASSSWFQDLTELDRIAPYDFWVAQWSSKEPTLRHGLWQYTSKGKLNGYSGNLDMNYAYKDYKAIIQSAGLNYLGKEENAPAPTQKKSVELLAKEVIQGLWGNGEERKKRLTDAGYDYAAVQSKVNEMLSSKKSIDAIAKEVIRGDWGNGQDRKNKLTKAGYDYISVQKRVNELLK, encoded by the coding sequence ATGAAAACTACAGGAATTGATATTAGTACGTGGCAAAAACCAAGTCAGATTAACTATGACCAACTTGCAAAAGAAGTTGATTTTGTCATCCTTCGAGCAGGATATACGGGCCACGGTACAGGAGTAAGTTTGCACAAGGATGATGCCTTTGAACAACACTACAAAGCCTTTCACGAGAGAGGTATTCCTATCGGTGTTTACTGGTACAGCTGTGCCAATACCAAAACCAAGGGCATAGCAGAAGCGAATAAATGCCTAGAAATTATCAAAGGCAAGACCATCTCTTATCCCGTATTTATTGATACAGAGGATAATTATCACCAGCGACCAAGTGGCAAGAAAGCCATTTCCGATGCTTTAGTAGGCTTTTGTGAAACCGTAGAAAGTGCTGGCTATTACGCCGGCATCTATGCGTCTAGTTCTTGGTTTCAAGATTTAACAGAACTGGATCGTATAGCACCTTATGATTTCTGGGTCGCTCAGTGGTCCAGTAAAGAACCGACACTTCGTCATGGTCTCTGGCAGTACACAAGCAAAGGTAAACTGAATGGTTATTCAGGCAATTTGGATATGAACTATGCCTATAAAGATTACAAAGCGATTATCCAAAGTGCAGGGCTTAATTATCTTGGTAAAGAAGAAAATGCACCTGCTCCTACACAAAAGAAATCGGTCGAGCTGCTGGCCAAGGAAGTCATTCAAGGGTTATGGGGTAATGGTGAAGAACGAAAGAAACGCTTAACAGATGCAGGCTATGATTATGCGGCGGTGCAATCAAAGGTCAATGAAATGCTATCTAGTAAAAAGTCTATTGATGCCATCGCAAAGGAAGTCATTCGTGGCGATTGGGGTAACGGACAAGATCGAAAAAACAAACTTACAAAAGCCGGTTATGACTATATTTCAGTACAAAAAAGGGTCAATGAACTCTTGAAATAA
- a CDS encoding phage holin family protein: MCTFLCNLVYKTIAKHTIADKTLSSEVGFIGISRKVLIFVLVGVANILDVYVIGDGSVLRTAIVFFYLSNEGISLLENSAHLGLPIPEKLKDVLKQLHKKNEEE; this comes from the coding sequence TTGTGTACTTTTCTTTGCAATCTTGTGTACAAAACTATTGCAAAACACACCATCGCTGATAAGACCCTATCAAGTGAAGTGGGATTTATCGGAATCAGCCGTAAAGTGCTGATTTTTGTTTTAGTGGGTGTAGCCAATATTTTAGACGTTTATGTGATTGGTGATGGGAGCGTACTAAGAACAGCGATTGTTTTCTTCTATCTATCAAATGAGGGAATTTCGCTGTTAGAAAATTCAGCTCACCTTGGACTACCGATCCCAGAGAAACTAAAAGATGTATTAAAGCAGCTCCATAAAAAGAACGAGGAGGAATAA
- the istB gene encoding IS21-like element helper ATPase IstB translates to MPFAKVLGGYEWHPHIKLPTAETRIELESCAFIQRAENVVLVGSPGTGKTHLAIGLGRKACELGYETRFLRVSDLVIELEKHWRNHTLEQFKRRFDKVKCVILDEMGYVPFTKEGSELLFQLISDWYETKSIIITSNLEFSQWNRVFVDPRLTAALVDRLIHHAHILSFTGESYRLKNALSNTSK, encoded by the coding sequence ATTCCCTTCGCGAAAGTCCTTGGGGGGTACGAATGGCACCCGCACATCAAGCTGCCGACGGCAGAAACGCGTATCGAGTTAGAATCCTGTGCTTTTATTCAGAGGGCTGAGAATGTCGTTTTAGTCGGTTCTCCGGGAACGGGAAAAACTCATTTAGCGATTGGTCTTGGACGCAAGGCGTGTGAATTGGGTTATGAAACGAGGTTCCTACGTGTGTCTGACCTTGTGATAGAACTGGAAAAACACTGGCGGAATCACACCCTCGAGCAGTTTAAGAGACGGTTTGATAAAGTAAAATGTGTCATACTCGACGAGATGGGCTATGTCCCGTTCACGAAGGAAGGCTCTGAGCTGCTCTTTCAGCTCATCAGTGATTGGTATGAAACGAAAAGTATCATCATTACATCGAACCTTGAATTCAGCCAATGGAACCGTGTTTTCGTTGACCCTCGGTTAACGGCTGCACTGGTGGATCGCTTGATTCATCATGCGCATATTTTAAGTTTTACTGGCGAGAGCTACCGGCTGAAAAACGCGCTATCAAATACATCAAAATAA
- a CDS encoding phage holin family protein: protein MKDIWNWIQIIVTALGGFIGWFLGGLDGFLYALIILIVGDYITGIMCAIVDKELSSENGVCGRIKVHNFAV from the coding sequence ATGAAGGACATATGGAACTGGATACAGATTATCGTTACAGCGCTAGGCGGATTTATTGGTTGGTTTTTAGGAGGGTTAGATGGCTTTTTGTATGCGTTGATCATATTGATTGTTGGTGATTATATCACTGGAATTATGTGTGCAATTGTTGATAAGGAACTATCTAGTGAGAATGGTGTTTGTGGCAGAATAAAAGTACACAACTTTGCAGTGTAA
- the pdxS gene encoding pyridoxal 5'-phosphate synthase lyase subunit PdxS, which yields MKLSIEEVHKQLAGGVIMDVVNVEQAKIAEAAGAVAVMALERVPADIRSAGGISRMSDPQMIKEIQAAVSIPVMAKVRIGHFVEAQILESLQVDYIDESEVLSVADHVYHIDKQPFETPFVCGARDLGEALRRIQEGAKMIRTKGEAGTGDVSQAVSHLRKIHEQIRYVASLQDDELFNQAKELGVSYDLLKRVHDTGKLPVLNFSAGGVATPADAALMMQLGAEGVFVGSGIFKSGNPEKRAKAIVEAVTNYKDAAKLVEISTDLGEAMVGINEDEIKVIMSKR from the coding sequence ATGAAACTATCAATTGAAGAAGTACATAAACAATTAGCTGGTGGCGTAATCATGGACGTGGTAAATGTGGAACAAGCTAAAATTGCAGAAGCAGCTGGTGCCGTAGCGGTCATGGCTTTAGAAAGAGTTCCGGCAGACATTCGATCTGCTGGTGGTATTAGTCGGATGAGTGACCCTCAAATGATAAAAGAAATTCAAGCAGCAGTTTCTATACCAGTCATGGCGAAAGTAAGAATTGGTCACTTTGTCGAAGCTCAAATCTTAGAAAGTTTACAAGTTGACTATATTGATGAGTCAGAAGTTTTATCAGTAGCTGATCATGTTTATCATATTGATAAACAACCATTTGAAACACCTTTCGTTTGTGGAGCTAGAGATTTAGGTGAAGCTTTACGCCGTATTCAAGAAGGGGCTAAAATGATTCGTACTAAAGGTGAAGCAGGAACGGGGGATGTCAGTCAAGCGGTTAGTCACTTAAGAAAAATCCATGAACAAATCCGCTATGTGGCTTCATTACAGGATGATGAGCTCTTTAACCAAGCTAAGGAATTAGGCGTCTCTTATGATTTATTAAAGCGAGTCCATGATACTGGTAAATTACCTGTGCTGAACTTTTCAGCTGGCGGGGTGGCAACACCTGCTGATGCGGCTTTAATGATGCAATTAGGTGCTGAAGGAGTTTTCGTTGGTTCAGGCATTTTCAAATCAGGTAATCCAGAAAAACGTGCCAAAGCCATAGTTGAAGCAGTAACCAATTACAAAGATGCTGCCAAATTAGTCGAAATCTCAACTGATTTAGGCGAAGCGATGGTAGGTATTAACGAAGACGAAATTAAAGTCATCATGTCTAAGCGTTAA
- the pdxR gene encoding MocR-like pyridoxine biosynthesis transcription factor PdxR, whose protein sequence is MITVNFNEDQHLYLQIVDEVIRQIAQGHLKSGDQLPSRRALADHLKVSLNTVINAYDQLTDEGYIVPRERSGYYVDLLEIDMLPSEEMETKPLKHEHSQISEASQYTYDFHFANRDISTLNPKQLLQYAPEALARSVVNCNFKDDLGALSLRLAIANYLRKYRGVMTSADNIIITGGHTASLQTLFALLEDAIYALEDPGYYKNLDLFTDYQQKTIRIPIDKYGFSVKDLETTSANIVITTPSHQFPTGIIMGMRRRQRLLKWAYQAENRYIIENDYYNEFRLKGRPVPALTSLDDQERVILLGAFRQSMGSIFKMSYLVLPDQLMNKFHQAKLKTSDISSFEQYLMTDFLNSAHFPKYINSLRTNYRRKEKAVLAALNQTQLPLTIKEAGAGLFLIINFEGEIPPTDVIQARLAENKIRLQPVNHYAKLKNRFDQSYILGYGGLELDEIDQAIQALVTIFK, encoded by the coding sequence ATGATTACGGTGAACTTTAACGAAGACCAACACCTCTACTTACAAATAGTCGATGAAGTCATCCGGCAAATTGCCCAAGGACATTTAAAAAGTGGAGACCAACTCCCCTCACGGAGGGCCTTGGCAGATCATTTAAAAGTCAGTCTTAATACGGTCATTAACGCTTATGACCAACTGACTGATGAAGGCTATATAGTGCCGAGGGAAAGATCTGGTTATTATGTGGATTTACTAGAGATTGATATGTTGCCCTCTGAGGAAATGGAGACAAAGCCGCTAAAACATGAGCATTCTCAAATAAGTGAAGCCAGCCAATATACTTATGATTTCCACTTTGCCAACCGTGATATATCTACTTTAAATCCCAAACAATTATTACAGTATGCACCCGAAGCGCTAGCCAGAAGCGTGGTTAATTGTAATTTTAAAGATGACTTGGGTGCTCTCTCTTTACGCTTGGCTATCGCTAATTATTTACGTAAATACCGGGGAGTGATGACTTCAGCTGACAATATCATCATTACAGGTGGTCATACGGCTAGCTTACAGACTCTATTTGCCTTATTAGAAGATGCAATTTATGCCTTAGAAGATCCTGGCTATTATAAAAATTTAGATCTCTTTACAGACTATCAGCAAAAGACTATTCGAATTCCGATTGATAAATATGGTTTCTCAGTTAAAGATTTGGAGACTACCTCAGCTAACATCGTGATAACTACTCCCAGCCATCAGTTTCCCACTGGCATTATCATGGGGATGCGTCGACGTCAGCGTTTATTAAAATGGGCCTATCAGGCAGAAAACCGTTATATTATTGAAAATGACTACTATAATGAGTTCCGCCTTAAGGGCCGTCCTGTTCCTGCTTTGACTAGTCTGGACGACCAAGAGCGAGTCATTTTATTAGGGGCCTTTCGTCAAAGTATGGGGTCAATTTTTAAGATGTCTTATTTAGTTTTACCCGATCAATTAATGAATAAATTCCATCAAGCTAAATTAAAAACCAGTGATATTTCCAGCTTTGAGCAATATTTAATGACTGATTTTCTCAATTCTGCCCATTTTCCTAAATATATTAATAGCCTGCGGACTAATTACCGTCGTAAGGAAAAAGCGGTTCTTGCAGCGCTTAACCAAACCCAACTACCCCTAACCATTAAGGAAGCAGGGGCTGGACTTTTCTTAATTATTAACTTTGAGGGTGAGATTCCACCGACTGACGTGATTCAAGCTAGGCTAGCTGAAAATAAGATCCGCTTACAACCGGTCAACCACTACGCTAAATTAAAGAACCGGTTCGACCAAAGTTATATTTTAGGTTATGGTGGGCTAGAGCTTGATGAAATTGATCAAGCTATTCAAGCTTTAGTCACTATTTTTAAATAA
- a CDS encoding DUF2178 domain-containing protein: MKNNKIWYLGYIIGICSLILVFALKLNEAVEIALTFVFAICVSLSHVKIVHHKMMEKDHNYKISVNDERNEKIRDKVNATMASILMLLMGMIAVVCISVKAYLPAALLAVSVGCSPLIMFFINRYYEKEY; encoded by the coding sequence ATGAAAAATAATAAAATATGGTATTTAGGATATATAATAGGAATTTGTAGTTTAATTCTAGTGTTTGCTCTTAAGCTAAATGAAGCCGTTGAGATTGCATTGACTTTTGTTTTTGCTATTTGTGTATCTCTTTCTCATGTAAAAATTGTGCATCATAAAATGATGGAGAAAGATCATAATTACAAAATCAGTGTAAATGATGAAAGAAATGAAAAAATAAGAGATAAGGTAAATGCAACGATGGCATCTATACTAATGCTTTTAATGGGAATGATTGCAGTTGTTTGCATTTCAGTAAAAGCATATTTACCAGCTGCTCTTTTAGCTGTTTCAGTTGGATGCTCTCCGTTAATTATGTTTTTTATCAATAGATATTATGAGAAAGAATATTAA
- a CDS encoding helix-turn-helix transcriptional regulator, whose product MKNRLEEIRKEKGITQEELANALEVSRQTVGSLENGRYNPSIILAFKIARFFDLSIEEVFIYEEDKNEK is encoded by the coding sequence GTGAAAAATAGACTTGAGGAAATTAGAAAAGAAAAAGGAATAACACAAGAAGAACTTGCTAATGCTCTTGAAGTATCAAGGCAGACGGTTGGTTCTTTAGAAAATGGAAGATATAATCCATCAATTATATTGGCATTTAAAATTGCTAGATTCTTTGATTTATCAATTGAAGAAGTCTTTATTTACGAGGAGGATAAAAATGAAAAATAA
- the rlmD gene encoding 23S rRNA (uracil(1939)-C(5))-methyltransferase RlmD, whose protein sequence is MEKTVYPTEILDVTIEKINSKGYGYTRYIHPPDKGSNGKHLNINVKNVVPGDVVRVAVENAKGRNKVVVDYDELLKAGSTRNLKIPTHKAVSGGTPLQYMYYDNQLVYKMDTVKEYLEGAGFDSSFVQPIIGMDDPNRYRNKMELTFGTNGELGMHQQGNHRQVIDLEDSILAPKVLVDVKHVISQWQKDYQLPGYNKTSQSGLLRNLLMRTSFATGELMVVLYATKAPSELQEATNDLVERLTSQFDNLVSLQWAEYAAAGERVQADRIHVLHGRDYINDELNGFKYRIWPDTFFQANPVQAEKLVELALEMADVHSNMRVLDLFCGVGTFSLPFAKRSRELAGIEIVENSILSARRNATENGLDNTYFMTNDARIGLKELKETWGSPDLLVLNPPRNGAGGKVMRSIGRFGTDKIIYISCSPKSLAEDLVWLKAFGYELVTVQPVDQFPHTTHVEAVTLLVKER, encoded by the coding sequence ATGGAAAAGACGGTTTATCCAACAGAAATACTAGATGTAACAATTGAGAAAATTAATTCAAAAGGGTACGGCTACACGCGTTACATTCATCCGCCAGATAAAGGGTCGAATGGGAAGCATTTAAATATCAATGTGAAAAACGTTGTACCTGGCGATGTGGTAAGAGTAGCGGTCGAAAATGCAAAAGGACGTAACAAGGTAGTTGTGGATTATGATGAATTATTAAAAGCGGGGTCCACACGCAATTTGAAAATACCAACCCACAAAGCTGTTTCAGGAGGCACACCGCTTCAATACATGTATTATGATAATCAATTGGTCTATAAAATGGATACGGTAAAAGAGTACTTAGAAGGAGCTGGTTTTGATTCTAGCTTCGTTCAACCAATTATCGGAATGGATGACCCAAACCGTTATCGCAATAAAATGGAACTGACTTTTGGAACAAACGGTGAGCTCGGTATGCACCAGCAGGGGAACCATCGTCAGGTCATTGACTTAGAAGATTCGATTTTAGCGCCTAAAGTTTTGGTGGACGTGAAACATGTTATTAGTCAGTGGCAGAAGGACTATCAATTGCCAGGCTATAACAAAACGTCTCAGAGTGGTTTGTTGCGTAATTTATTGATGCGTACTTCTTTTGCGACGGGTGAGTTGATGGTTGTTTTATATGCAACAAAGGCGCCTAGTGAGCTTCAAGAAGCAACGAATGACTTGGTAGAGCGCCTGACATCGCAATTTGATAACTTAGTCAGCTTGCAATGGGCGGAGTATGCAGCTGCAGGAGAACGGGTTCAAGCAGATAGGATACATGTTCTACATGGCCGCGACTATATCAATGATGAATTAAATGGTTTTAAATATCGAATCTGGCCAGACACCTTCTTTCAAGCAAACCCTGTTCAAGCGGAGAAGTTAGTCGAATTAGCTTTAGAAATGGCAGATGTCCATAGTAATATGAGGGTGCTGGATTTATTCTGTGGCGTAGGAACCTTCAGTTTACCTTTTGCCAAACGCAGCAGGGAATTAGCCGGAATTGAAATTGTTGAGAACTCGATTCTGTCAGCGAGACGCAATGCAACAGAAAATGGCTTGGATAATACTTACTTTATGACAAACGATGCCCGCATCGGCTTGAAAGAATTGAAAGAAACTTGGGGCAGCCCCGATTTATTAGTCTTGAATCCACCTAGAAATGGTGCTGGCGGTAAAGTAATGCGGAGCATCGGCCGTTTTGGTACTGATAAAATAATCTATATTTCATGCAGTCCAAAAAGTTTGGCTGAAGATCTGGTATGGCTAAAAGCTTTTGGTTATGAGTTGGTAACTGTGCAGCCAGTCGATCAATTTCCGCATACCACACATGTTGAGGCGGTAACACTACTTGTGAAAGAGCGTTAG
- the ribH gene encoding 6,7-dimethyl-8-ribityllumazine synthase, which yields MNILEGQLIAKDIKVGIVIARFNEFIGSKLLSGAVDGLKRHGMLEEEITVAWVPGAYEIPLVAQKMAASGKYHAIITLGAVIKGSTSHYDYVCAEVSKGVATASMNTGVPIIFGVLTTDNIEQAIERAGTKAGNKGYDSAVSAIEMVNLLKGM from the coding sequence ATGAACATACTTGAAGGACAATTAATTGCAAAAGATATAAAAGTTGGTATTGTTATTGCACGGTTTAATGAATTTATAGGATCAAAATTATTAAGCGGAGCTGTGGACGGTTTAAAAAGACATGGCATGTTAGAGGAAGAAATTACGGTCGCATGGGTGCCGGGAGCTTATGAAATTCCTTTAGTTGCACAAAAAATGGCTGCTTCAGGAAAGTATCATGCCATTATCACTTTAGGAGCAGTAATTAAAGGATCGACATCGCATTATGATTATGTATGTGCAGAAGTTTCAAAAGGAGTAGCGACGGCTTCAATGAACACAGGAGTGCCAATAATATTCGGGGTCTTGACGACAGATAATATCGAACAAGCCATAGAGCGTGCCGGTACGAAAGCTGGAAATAAAGGATATGATTCAGCAGTCTCAGCGATTGAAATGGTCAATTTGCTGAAAGGGATGTAA
- a CDS encoding bifunctional 3,4-dihydroxy-2-butanone-4-phosphate synthase/GTP cyclohydrolase II produces the protein MFNTIEELLDDLREGKNIILVDDEDRENEGDIICAAEFATKENINFMASYAKGLICMPMPKSYTKRLALPQMSLNSTDNQGTAFTVSVDHVDTTTGISAGERSLTAMKLVSKDAKPEDFRRPGHMFPLEAVDGGVLVRNGHTEATVDLMRLAGLEPVGLCCEIMNEDGSMARRDDLMALANLHELKIGTIADLIEYRKIKEQVIFCQSQALLPTKYGDFEIYAYEHEVSGEHHIALVMGEVSEGEPVLCRIHSECLTGDVFGSKKCDCGQQLDAAMKSIADEGRGILIYMRQEGRGIGLVNKIRAYALQDQGHDTIEANLALGFPADLREYYECKQIFDDLGVSQLRLMTNNPLKVESMNKYGLDIVERIPLQMEAFTEDESYLKTKQEKMHHYLNY, from the coding sequence ATGTTTAATACGATTGAAGAATTGCTTGATGATTTAAGAGAAGGGAAAAACATCATATTAGTGGATGATGAAGATAGAGAAAATGAAGGAGATATCATCTGTGCTGCTGAATTTGCTACTAAAGAAAATATAAACTTCATGGCTAGTTATGCCAAAGGTCTAATTTGTATGCCAATGCCTAAAAGCTATACAAAAAGATTAGCATTGCCTCAAATGAGCCTAAATAGTACAGATAATCAGGGGACTGCATTTACTGTTTCAGTGGATCATGTGGATACTACAACAGGTATTTCAGCTGGAGAACGGTCCCTGACGGCTATGAAGCTGGTGTCCAAGGATGCAAAGCCGGAAGATTTTAGAAGGCCCGGCCATATGTTCCCGCTAGAAGCGGTTGATGGAGGTGTACTGGTACGAAATGGACATACAGAGGCAACGGTTGATTTAATGCGTTTAGCAGGTTTGGAACCTGTTGGCCTGTGTTGTGAAATCATGAATGAAGATGGATCGATGGCAAGAAGAGATGATTTAATGGCTTTAGCTAATCTTCATGAGTTAAAAATCGGTACAATTGCTGATTTAATTGAGTATCGTAAAATCAAAGAACAGGTTATTTTCTGCCAATCCCAAGCACTGTTACCTACTAAATATGGTGATTTTGAAATCTATGCTTATGAACATGAGGTAAGTGGTGAGCACCATATCGCCTTGGTTATGGGGGAAGTCAGTGAGGGTGAACCGGTACTTTGTCGTATTCATTCAGAATGTTTGACAGGAGATGTATTTGGTTCTAAAAAATGTGACTGTGGACAACAGTTGGATGCAGCAATGAAAAGCATTGCTGATGAAGGAAGAGGGATTTTGATTTACATGCGTCAAGAAGGACGTGGAATTGGTTTGGTAAATAAAATAAGAGCTTATGCATTACAAGATCAAGGACACGATACAATTGAAGCTAACTTGGCGCTTGGCTTTCCAGCTGATTTGCGAGAATATTATGAATGCAAACAAATTTTTGATGATTTAGGTGTTTCGCAACTACGACTGATGACCAACAATCCTTTGAAAGTAGAAAGCATGAATAAATATGGTTTAGATATTGTAGAAAGAATTCCGCTTCAAATGGAGGCTTTTACAGAAGATGAAAGCTATCTAAAGACCAAGCAAGAAAAAATGCATCATTATCTGAATTATTAA